One genomic window of Pelmatolapia mariae isolate MD_Pm_ZW linkage group LG5, Pm_UMD_F_2, whole genome shotgun sequence includes the following:
- the LOC134627046 gene encoding macrophage-stimulating protein receptor-like: protein MVSLTALLTVWIWMQSQTALGQHMCPSTPQRSIDFTVKYSLPHFQTQKPIQNIAVNPDNEEVYIGYQNAVVGVNSSMNKLWEVKTGPIGSPDCETCLACDVEVKPEDPVDTDNEILLLDALSEFPSLYICGSTQYGICYFTDITLEVPAPQCLYTKERNSPANCPDCVASPFGTKATIAEDGHTSFFFVAASVNDRITQTYPRRSLSVLRPLSTEDGFDVVTNVTVLPGLRDSYSINYIYSFSAKDYVYFLSLQRENPYKNNSAFQTRLGRLSISNPEMWMYRELILECRYEPKRRRRRRGVFKGTVYNGLQAAHFGQVGKDLADELRVAEGENILYGVFAEVNKHGQPQKNSALCAFPLTKINQAIEAGAEACCKSSTEQLSRGLCHFQPCENCPHENSDSRCTDKPTLVSKPYYRVDLFNSEMRNVLFTSVLVNTIGTHTVGHFGTSDGRILQVILSLYNHIIFANYSLGETAVSRNAAVYSEDSLLFVVGNKMFRVPSTGPGCAHFKTCPMCLNAPSFMNCGWCSGICSRQEECSSQWNKKSCGPIITEFFPKMVPAGGVTEVTLCGSEFQSALRPPIISGKTHIVTVGSGTVCDVLPEKSNSNRLVCKIKEETPNQGLNITLEVNEGEVEGIFSVEGTAQISGLSFVTPSITEIKPDYGPLFGGTVVTLTGRYLNTGVTRNVKIGDKNCTIQNVSEGKGTLSSIVCHTEAAEAVGELPVKVIIDSLQVNDTKMFSYKNNPVINSVFPNCSFQRGSKLVIEGQNLDVANKIVVEYTHFSERLQQVCSGTRNATHMECWVPAFPEQIPDTIFKTGALSIHIDGENGVWKSNFSYYPNAQVIPFENDDGILLLKPGEDEVSLHHKKLDAVQTCMKITMTIGDAVCKAQVLQNELTCRIPKGLVVPSDGLPVRVFVNHEVYDMGTVLFDDSFNKNAIAGIVLGIIAALVVGAALALIVMIHLRKKKRATIENRLSAMMSHNLRLSNNNSSSPTDDYRQGSAGLAFQGLLYSASSDHLSVPLMPRDNISMVSLNSNLLEEVKDVLIPPEMVSIEDSQIIGKGHFGTVYHGYLLDSNKKEIHCAIKSLNRITDFGEVDQFLREGIIMKGFNHPNILSLLGIMLPKEGLPLVVLPYMKHGDLRHFIRSENRNPTVKDLIGFGLQVARGMEYLAQKKFVHRDLAARNCMLDENFTVKVADFGMARDVYDKEYYSIQDHKRVKLPVKWMAIESLQTQKFTTKSDVWSYGILLWELLTRGASPYPEVDPYDITQYLLKGRRLLQPQYCPDTLYVIMLACWDPEPECRPTFHSLATEVQRILSNLKGEHYISLKVTYVNLDQPRPYPSLVGSEATTSDLDTDSNAAS from the exons ATGGTCAGTTTGACTGCCTTGTTGACAGTATGGATATGGATGCAATCACAAACTGCCTTGGGGCAGCACATGTGTCCTTCTACACCTCAGAGGTCCATAGATTTCACTGTAAAATATTCCCTCCCCCACTTCCAAACCCAGAAACCAATACAGAACATTGCAGTGAACCCGGATAACGAAGAAGTTTACATTGGATATCAGAATGCGGTAGTGGGAGTCAACAGCTCTATGAATAAATTATGGGAGGTGAAAACTGGACCTATAGGCAGTCCTGATTGTGAAACCTGTCTGGCATGCGATGTAGAAGTTAAACCTGAGGACCCAGTGGATACAGACAACGAGATTCTGCTTTTGGATGCTTTAAGTGAATTTCCATCCTTGTACATTTGTGGAAGTACTCAGTATGGGATCTGTTACTTTACTGACATTACCCTTGAAGTTCCTGCACCTCAATGTTTATACACAAAAGAAAGGAACTCTCCAGCCAACTGTCCTGACTGTGTGGCCAGCCCATTTGGTACCAAGGCCACGATCGCTGAAGATGGGCATACATCATTCTTCTTTGTTGCAGCCTCTGTCAATGACAGAATAACACAGACGTACCCAAGGAGGTCATTATCAGTGCTGAGGCCACTTTCAACTGAAGATGGCTTTGACGTGGTCACAAACGTGACAGTGCTTCCTGGACTACGTGACTCTTACAGCATTAACTACATCTACAGTTTCTCTGCCAAGGATTATGTCTACTTTCTTTCCTTGCAGAGGGAAAATCCCTACAAAAACAATTCAGCTTTTCAGACTCGTCTGGGACGACTGTCTATTTCTAATCCAGAGATGTGGATGTACAGAGAGCTTATTTTGGAGTGTCGGTACGAGCCAAAGCGCAGGAGAAGAAGGAGAGGGGTTTTCAAGGGTACTGTTTATAATGGATTACAGGCGGCACATTTCGGGCAAGTCGGGAAGGACTTGGCTGATGAGCTGAGGGTAGCTGAGGGAGAAAATATTTTGTATGGGGTGTTTGCGGAGGTAAACAAGCATGGCCAGCCTCAGAAGAACTCAGCCCTCTGTGCGTTTCCTTTAACTAAAATAAACCAAGCAATCGAGGCTGGTGCGGAGGCTTGCTGTAAGTCAAGTACAGAGCAGCTATCCAGAGGTCTCTGCCACTTCCAGCCATGTGAGAACTGCCCACATGAA AACTCTGATAGCAGATGCACTGATAAGCCCACTCTGGTGTCAAAGCCATACTACAGAGTCGATCTCTTCAACAGCGAGATGAGAAATGTACTGTTTACTTCAGTTCTGGTGAACACGATTGGGACTCATACGGTGGGCCATTTTGGCACGTCAGATGGGAGGATACTCCAG GTGATTCTAAGTCTCTATAACCACATTATTTTTGCCAACTATTCACTGGGAGAGACTGCAGTGTCGAGGAATGCAGCTGTGTACTCTGAGGATTCACTACTCTTTGTGGTTGGAAATAAG ATGTTCAGGGTGCCCTCTACAGGACCAGGGTGTGCACATTTTAAGACGTGCCCCATGTGTTTGAACGCTCCGTCTTTCATGAACTGTGGCTGGTGTTCGGGAATCTGCTCAAGGCAGGAGGAGTGTAGCTCACAGTGGAACAAAAAGTCTTGCGGACCTATCATAACAGAG ttttttccTAAAATGGTCCCCGCTGGTGGTGTGACTGAAGTGACGCTGTGCGGATCAGAATTTCAGTCTGCTCTGCGACCGCCCATCATCAGCGGCAAAACCCACATCGTTACTGTGGGCTCGGGGACCGTGTGTGATGTCCTGCCTGAAAAGAGCAATAGTAACAG ACTAGTGTGCAAAATCAAGGAAGAGACACCAAACCAGGGACTCAACATCACTCTGGAAGTGAATGAGGGAGAGGTGGAGGGCATTTTCTCAGTTGAAGGCACAGCTCAAATTTCTGGCTTGTCATTTGTG ACACCCAGCATAACAGAAATCAAGCCTGATTACGGGCCCTTGTTTGGAGGAACAGTGGTTACATTAACAGGCAGATATCTTAACACAGGAGTAACAAGAAATGTCAAAATTGGAGATAAAAACTGCACCATTCAAAA TGTTTCTGAAGGAAAGGGGACTTTGTCTTCAATCGTCTGCCACACAGAAGCCGCTGAAGCTGTTGGGGAACTACCTGTGAAAGTCATTATTGACAGCCTTCAAGTGAATGACACTAAGATGTTTTCCTACAAGAATAATCCTGTTATAAACTCTGTGTTTCCGAATTGCAGTTTCCAAAG AGGCTCCAAGCTGGTGATAGAAGGTCAGAATCTTGATGTCGCTAACAAAATTGTGGTTGAGTACACTCACTTCAGTGAGCGTCTTCAACAG GTTTGCAGTGGCACAAGAAATGCCACACACATGGAGTGCTGGGTTCCTGCTTTTCCAGAACAAATTCCAGATACAATTTTTAAAACTGGAGCGCTTTCTATTCACATAGATGGGGAAAATGGCGTCTGGAAAAGTAACTTTTCCTACTACCCTAATGCCCAAGTCATTCCCTTTGAAAATGATGACGGTATATTACTTCTAAAACCAGGAGAGGACGAGGTTTCACTGCAT CATAAAAAATTGGATGCAGTACAAACATGTATGAAGATCACAATGACCATTGGTGATGCGGTCTGCAAAGCACAGGTTTTGCAAAATGAGCTGACCTGCAGGATTCCTAAAGGCCTGGTTGTTCCCAGCGACGGGTTGCCTGTTAGG GTGTTTGTGAACCATGAAGTTTATGATATGGGCACAGTGCTCTTTGATGACAGCTTCAACAAAAATGCGATTGCAGGCATTGTCCTGGGCATCATTGCCGCACTGGTAGTAGGAGCTGCCCTTGCATTAATTGTTATGATtcatttaaggaaaaaaaagagag CCACCATAGAGAATCGCTTATCAGCGATGATGTCACATAATCTACGCCTGAGCAACAATAATTCTTCTTCTCCAACAGATGACTACAGACAGG GTTCAGCAGGACTGGCTTTCCAGGGTTTATTGTACAGTGCCAGCTCTGATCATCTGTCTGTTCCTTTGATGCCACGAGACAACATCTCAATGGTTAGCCTGAATTCCAATCTTCTTGAAGAGGTCAAAGATGTGTTAATCCCACCTGAGATGGTCTCAATTGAGGATAGTCAGATTATTGGCAAAG GTCACTTTGGGACAGTTTATCATGGATACCTGTTAGACAGCAACAAGAAAGAAATCCACTGTGCTATTAAATCACTGAACA GGATAACAGATTTCGGGGAAGTAGACCAGTTCCTCAGAGAGGGGATCATTATGAAAGGCTTTAACCACCCTAACATACTGTCACTGCTGGGTATCATGCTGCCCAAAGAAGGGCTCCCCCTGGTGGTTCTGCCATATATGAAGCATGGAGATCTGCGCCATTTCATCCGTTCTGAGAACAGG AATCCAACAGTGAAAGACTTGATTGGGTTTGGTCTTCAGGTTGCCAGGGGAATGGAGTACTTAGCCCAAAAGAAATTTGTTCACAGAGACCTGGCTGCGCGTAACTGCAT GCTGGATGAAAACTTCACAGTAAAGGTGGCTGACTTTGGTATGGCAAGAGACGTCTACGACAAGGAGTACTACAGCATTCAAGATCACAAAAGGGTGAAGCTCCCAGTAAAGTGGATGGCCATCGAAAGcctgcaaacacagaagttcACAACCAAGTCTGATGTT TGGTCATATGGCATCTTACTGTGGGAGCTGTTAACCAGAGGTGCTAGCCCGTATCCAGAGGTGGACCCCTATGACATCACGCAGTACTTGTTGAAGGGACGTCGGCTTCTGCAGCCACAGTATTGCCCAGACACCCT CTATGTAATCATGCTGGCATGTTGGGACCCGGAGCCCGAGTGTAGACCTACCTTCCATAGCTTGGCTACCGAAGTGCAGCGCATCCTGTCCAATCTGAAAGGAGAGCACTACATCAGTTTGAAGGTTACCTACGTCAACTTAGACCAGCCAAGGCCTTACCCCTCCCTAGTTGGAAGTGAAGCCACAACCTCAGACTTGGACACAGACTCTAATGCTGCCAGCTGA